Proteins encoded together in one Cicer arietinum cultivar CDC Frontier isolate Library 1 chromosome 4, Cicar.CDCFrontier_v2.0, whole genome shotgun sequence window:
- the LOC101509617 gene encoding uncharacterized protein: protein MANQPNENQQAPSSASLIQKTGEDQVVSGPSAAGFIDSLENRYQKIKEHAETYPYVWASYIVVYGGFGLWTTYRWRKLRKTENRVRSLQEKLRKLIEAEESGNSAKVVEKGSASSEKKPSK from the coding sequence ATGGCAAATCAACCAAATGAAAACCAGCAAGCACCAAGTTCTGCATCACTTATCCAGAAAACTGGTGAGGATCAAGTAGTCAGTGGCCCTTCTGCTGCGGGCTTTATAGATTCATTGGAAAACCGGTATCAAAAAATCAAAGAGCATGCAGAAACTTATCCTTATGTATGGGCTTCCTATATTGTTGTATATGGTGGCTTTGGTCTCTGGACTACCTATAGATGGAGAAAGCTTCGAAAGACAGAGAACAGAGTGCGCTCACTTCAAGAAAAACTACGAAAGCTTATTGAAGCGGAAGAATCTGGTAATTCTGCAAAAGTGGTTGAAAAGGGTTCCGCATCTTCTGAGAAGAAGCCTTCCAAGTAG